One Oreochromis niloticus isolate F11D_XX linkage group LG16, O_niloticus_UMD_NMBU, whole genome shotgun sequence genomic window carries:
- the LOC102082836 gene encoding proline, histidine and glycine-rich protein 1 has product MYGHNQGPPGYPNYPPQGGCPPQGGYPPQGCPPGTVPPTCPPQHHGPHGGHGHGHGPGSGCCQGQGSCQGHGHGHGHGHGHGHGHGHGHKDKKKDKKKDKHKHKHGHKHGHCHKKGKDSHGSSSSSCSSDSD; this is encoded by the exons ATGTACGGACACAACCAAG GCCCACCTGGTTACCCGAACTATCCTCCGCAGGGGGGTTGCCCTCCGCAGGGGGGTTACCCTCCACAGGGTTGTCCTCCAGGGACTGTCCCACCAACCTGTCCTCCTCAGCACCATGGGCCACATGGAGGACACGGACATGGGCACGGACCTGGTTCTGGTTGTTGTCAAGGCCAAGGATCCTGCCAAGGGCACGGGCACGGACATGGACATGGACACGGACATGGACATGGACATGGACATGGACACAAGGACAAGAAAAAGGACAAGAAAAAGGACAAACATAAGCACAAGCACGGTCACAAGCATGGCCACTGTCACAAGAAAGGAAAGGACAGCCACGGG TCttccagcagctcctgcagcAGCGACTCCGACTAG
- the LOC100690507 gene encoding uncharacterized protein LOC100690507 isoform X2 has protein sequence MDMVMAMGMGMVMATVMDTTVMAMVIMTMDIMVTVMAMVIMTMGIMVTVMAMVIMVTTTSINMATSMVIVTRKENSVMGPPAAPAAVTLTRRLLHETHSTWKSS, from the exons ATGGACATGGTGATGGCCATGGGCATGGGCATGGTCATGGCCACGGTCATGGACACCACGGTCATGGCCATGGTCATCATGACCATGGACATCATGGTCACGGTCATGGCCATGGTCATCATGACCATGGGCATCATGGTCACGGTCATGGCCATGGTCATCATGGTCACCACCACAAGCATAAACATGGCCACAAGCATGGTCATTGTCACAAGAAAGGAAAACAGTGTCATGGG TCctccagcagctcctgcagcAGTGACTCTGACTAGAAGACTTCTCCATGAAACACATTCCACCTGGAAATCTTCGTGA
- the LOC100690507 gene encoding kininogen-1 isoform X1, with protein sequence MFGHNKGCRPQPVPGGCPPGPAPPPSCPSQPGSFQCCPVTSHCGESGGHGHVVGPGCGSTHGHGDGHGHGHGHGHGHGHHGHGHGHHDHGHHGHGHGHGHHDHGHHGHGHGHGHHGHHHKHKHGHKHGHCHKKGKQCHGSSSSSCSSDSD encoded by the exons ATGTTTGGGCATAACAAAG GATGTCGACCTCAGCCAGTGCCAGGAGGATGTCCACCAGGCCCTGCCCCACCACCTTCATGTCCATCTCAGCCTGGTTCATTTCAATGCTGTCCAGTGACCTCACATTGTGGAGAATCTGGAGGTCATGGCCACGTGGTAGGACCCGGCTGCGGATCTACTCATGGACATGGTGATGGCCATGGGCATGGGCATGGTCATGGCCACGGTCATGGACACCACGGTCATGGCCATGGTCATCATGACCATGGACATCATGGTCACGGTCATGGCCATGGTCATCATGACCATGGGCATCATGGTCACGGTCATGGCCATGGTCATCATGGTCACCACCACAAGCATAAACATGGCCACAAGCATGGTCATTGTCACAAGAAAGGAAAACAGTGTCATGGG TCctccagcagctcctgcagcAGTGACTCTGACTAG